One stretch of Cellulomonas wangsupingiae DNA includes these proteins:
- a CDS encoding 4-(cytidine 5'-diphospho)-2-C-methyl-D-erythritol kinase, which translates to MTLTPFDDLPDRAVRVRAPGKVNLSLRVGPRERDGYHQVVTVFQAVSVYEEVVATPADVFGVSASGPQADAVPTDESNLALRAARAVAERAGVDDAVHLHLVKGVPVAGGMAGGSADAAAALVACDAFWGTGLSRDDLLELAAELGSDVPFSLVGHTAVGQGRGHLLTPALSRGEFHWAFAVQDRGLSTAAVYEAYDGLCTQVEPLGDEEDVPLMQALLAGDAAALGAALHNDLESAAIELDPGLTEPLAVATDAGALGVVVSGSGPTVAALARSRQHALAVAAAFTAAGVADRVLTASGPVPGARVVAGE; encoded by the coding sequence GTGACGCTGACCCCCTTCGACGATCTGCCCGACCGTGCCGTGCGGGTGCGCGCCCCCGGCAAGGTCAACCTGTCGTTGCGCGTCGGCCCGCGCGAGCGCGACGGCTACCACCAGGTGGTGACGGTGTTCCAGGCCGTGTCCGTCTACGAGGAGGTCGTCGCGACCCCCGCCGACGTGTTCGGCGTCAGTGCGAGCGGGCCGCAGGCCGACGCGGTGCCGACGGACGAGTCGAACCTCGCGCTGCGCGCCGCGCGCGCGGTCGCGGAGCGCGCGGGCGTCGACGACGCCGTGCACCTGCACCTCGTCAAGGGCGTGCCCGTGGCGGGCGGCATGGCCGGGGGCTCGGCGGACGCGGCAGCGGCCCTGGTCGCGTGCGACGCCTTCTGGGGCACCGGCCTGTCGCGCGACGACCTGCTGGAGCTCGCGGCCGAGCTGGGCTCCGACGTCCCCTTCTCGCTCGTAGGGCACACGGCGGTGGGCCAGGGACGTGGGCACCTGCTCACCCCCGCGCTGAGCCGCGGCGAGTTCCACTGGGCGTTCGCCGTGCAGGACCGGGGCCTGTCGACGGCGGCGGTCTACGAGGCCTACGACGGCCTGTGCACCCAGGTCGAGCCGCTGGGCGACGAGGAGGACGTGCCCCTCATGCAGGCGCTGCTCGCCGGCGACGCGGCAGCGCTGGGTGCTGCCCTGCACAACGACCTGGAGAGTGCCGCGATCGAGCTGGACCCGGGCCTGACGGAACCCCTGGCGGTCGCGACCGACGCGGGCGCACTGGGCGTCGTGGTGTCCGGCTCGGGTCCCACGGTCGCGGCCCTCGCGCGCAGCCGGCAGCACGCGCTCGCCGTGGCGGCGGCGTTCACGGCGGCCGGTGTCGCGGACCGCGTGCTCACGGCGAGCGGGCCCGTCCCCGGTGCCCGGGTCGTCGCGGGGGAGTGA
- a CDS encoding sensor histidine kinase produces MTATSAALDVLARGDVAAPLPSDPDEPGWERPAPPQDALRWDALGAGALYVGALLSMVLVRVAGMYPDQAAGWVAALMLAAVTLPLAVRRRWPSAVVVVVGAAFITAQALGVVETLVMNIALFCALYTVGAWEADRRRATAARGLVVVAMMVWLFVALFMVATDPETAKDMPDQVGVLSPFVSFTLLQLLTNVLYFGGAWFFGERAWRSARERARTDLRTHLLVVERHRAEEQAVALERLRLARELHDAVAHHVSLMGVQAAAARTVLASDPVRAADALGHVEDAAREAVQELHGILGMLRDGGVTVGATPASGEALASLDLDRLPDLVTQARAGGLAVAYQEVGEPRRLRPLASLNLYRIAQEALTNIRKHAGPGARAEVRLRWSTDDVELEVSDDGGTARPARPATSGGMGLVGMRERAAADGGTFEASRRRSGGFVVRVRLPLAAPVDGGVAVPAPGTKEQG; encoded by the coding sequence ATGACGGCGACGAGCGCGGCGCTCGACGTCCTGGCGCGCGGCGACGTCGCGGCGCCCCTGCCGTCGGACCCGGACGAGCCGGGCTGGGAGCGTCCCGCCCCGCCGCAGGACGCGCTGCGCTGGGACGCGCTGGGTGCAGGTGCGCTGTACGTCGGCGCGCTGCTGTCCATGGTGCTGGTGCGGGTGGCCGGTATGTACCCCGACCAGGCGGCGGGCTGGGTCGCGGCACTGATGCTGGCCGCGGTGACCCTGCCGCTCGCCGTGCGCCGGCGGTGGCCCAGCGCGGTGGTGGTGGTCGTCGGGGCGGCGTTCATCACGGCGCAGGCGCTCGGCGTGGTCGAGACGCTCGTCATGAACATCGCGCTCTTCTGCGCGTTGTACACGGTCGGCGCCTGGGAGGCGGACCGGCGGCGCGCGACGGCCGCACGCGGGCTCGTCGTGGTCGCGATGATGGTGTGGCTGTTCGTCGCCCTGTTCATGGTGGCGACGGACCCGGAGACCGCGAAGGACATGCCGGACCAGGTCGGGGTGCTCTCCCCGTTCGTGTCCTTCACGCTGCTGCAGCTGCTGACGAACGTCCTGTACTTCGGTGGCGCCTGGTTCTTCGGGGAGCGCGCGTGGCGCTCCGCGCGCGAGCGCGCCCGCACGGACTTGCGGACCCACCTGCTCGTCGTGGAGCGGCACCGGGCCGAGGAGCAGGCGGTCGCTCTCGAGCGGCTGCGCCTCGCGCGTGAGCTGCACGACGCGGTCGCGCACCACGTGTCGCTCATGGGCGTGCAGGCCGCCGCCGCGCGCACGGTCCTCGCGTCGGACCCCGTCCGCGCGGCCGACGCCCTCGGGCACGTCGAGGACGCCGCCCGGGAGGCGGTGCAGGAGCTGCACGGCATCCTCGGCATGCTGCGTGACGGCGGCGTGACGGTCGGGGCGACCCCCGCGTCGGGGGAGGCGCTCGCGTCGCTCGACCTGGACCGGCTGCCGGACCTCGTCACGCAGGCGCGGGCGGGCGGGCTGGCGGTGGCCTACCAGGAGGTGGGCGAGCCGCGTCGGCTGCGGCCGCTGGCGTCGCTCAACCTGTACCGGATCGCGCAGGAGGCGCTGACCAACATCCGCAAGCACGCGGGTCCGGGCGCCCGGGCGGAGGTCCGGCTGCGGTGGTCGACCGACGACGTCGAGCTGGAGGTGTCGGACGACGGTGGGACGGCGCGCCCGGCGCGCCCGGCCACGTCCGGTGGCATGGGCCTGGTCGGCATGCGCGAGCGCGCGGCTGCGGACGGCGGCACGTTCGAGGCGAGCCGCCGGCGCTCCGGCGGGTTCGTGGTACGCGTACGGCTGCCGCTGGCGGCACCGGTCGACGGCGGGGTCGCGGTGCCGGCCCCCGGGACGAAGGAGCAGGGATGA
- a CDS encoding response regulator, whose product MTTSVRVVLADDQALLRAGIGTILSAHPGIEVVGEAGTGAEAVDVVRATRPDVVCMDVQMPDMDGLEATRRIVADPAAHAAVVVLTTFNREDYLLEALQAGAVGYLLKTSRPEQLTDAVLRAAAGEGLLAPEVTRAVIARAVRERTPTHPAPRHAVPLTEREQEVLTLVARGLNNDEIAAELVVSRATVKTHVSNLLAKLGLRDRVQAVVYAHEHGLAS is encoded by the coding sequence ATGACGACGAGCGTGCGGGTCGTGCTCGCGGACGACCAGGCGCTGCTGCGGGCGGGGATCGGCACGATCCTGTCGGCGCACCCCGGCATCGAGGTGGTCGGCGAGGCCGGCACGGGTGCGGAGGCGGTCGACGTCGTGCGGGCGACGCGTCCCGACGTCGTCTGCATGGACGTGCAGATGCCCGACATGGACGGCCTGGAGGCCACGCGGCGCATCGTCGCGGACCCGGCCGCGCACGCGGCCGTCGTGGTCCTGACGACGTTCAACCGCGAGGACTACCTGCTCGAGGCGCTGCAGGCCGGCGCCGTGGGGTACCTGCTGAAGACGTCGCGGCCCGAGCAGCTCACGGACGCGGTGCTGCGCGCCGCGGCCGGCGAAGGGCTCCTCGCGCCCGAGGTGACGCGCGCGGTCATCGCGCGTGCCGTGCGGGAGCGCACGCCGACGCACCCGGCGCCGCGGCACGCCGTCCCGCTCACCGAGCGGGAGCAGGAGGTGCTCACGCTCGTCGCGCGCGGGCTGAACAACGACGAGATCGCGGCCGAGCTCGTCGTGAGCCGGGCGACGGTCAAGACGCACGTGTCGAACCTGCTGGCGAAGCTGGGCCTGCGGGACCGCGTGCAGGCGGTGGTGTACGCGCACGAGCACGGCCTGGCCTCCTGA
- a CDS encoding ABC transporter ATP-binding protein: protein MLELHGISRSFGDRLVLDDVSFTVGRGRLTGFVGGNGAGKTTTMRIILGVLAAHAGTVTIDGVPVGGAQRTRFGYMPEERGLYPKMQLVEHLTYLARLHGFDRDGATGRAEVLVERLGLTPRAKDPVESLSLGNQQRAQIAAALVHDPDVLVLDEPFSGLDPMAVEVVQGVLAERAAQGVPVLFSSHQLDVVERLCDDLVIIAGGKVRAAGTREGLRREHGRARHEIVAEGDMGWLRDVPDVRVDELAGGSAVFEAPADVAQQVLGAALARGPVRAFTPLRPSLAEIFRDVVADEPELEEVAL, encoded by the coding sequence ATGCTCGAGCTGCACGGGATCAGCCGGTCGTTCGGCGACCGTCTCGTGCTCGACGACGTGAGCTTCACGGTCGGGCGCGGGCGGCTGACGGGGTTCGTCGGTGGCAACGGTGCCGGCAAGACCACGACGATGCGCATCATCCTCGGGGTGCTGGCCGCGCACGCCGGCACGGTCACGATCGACGGGGTGCCGGTGGGCGGCGCGCAGCGCACGCGGTTCGGGTACATGCCGGAGGAGCGCGGGCTCTACCCCAAGATGCAGCTCGTCGAGCACCTGACCTACCTGGCGCGCCTGCACGGCTTCGACCGTGACGGCGCGACGGGGCGGGCCGAGGTGCTCGTGGAGCGCCTGGGTCTGACCCCGCGTGCCAAGGACCCGGTCGAGAGCCTGTCCCTGGGCAACCAGCAGCGCGCACAGATCGCGGCGGCCCTGGTCCACGACCCGGACGTCCTGGTGCTCGACGAGCCGTTCTCGGGGCTGGACCCGATGGCGGTCGAGGTCGTCCAGGGCGTGCTCGCCGAGCGGGCCGCGCAGGGCGTGCCCGTCCTCTTCTCGTCCCACCAGCTCGACGTCGTCGAGCGGCTGTGCGACGACCTGGTCATCATCGCCGGCGGCAAGGTGCGCGCCGCGGGGACCCGCGAGGGTCTGCGCCGTGAGCACGGCAGGGCCCGGCACGAGATCGTGGCCGAGGGCGACATGGGCTGGCTCCGCGACGTGCCCGACGTGCGCGTCGACGAGCTCGCGGGCGGGTCGGCGGTCTTCGAGGCGCCGGCGGACGTCGCGCAGCAGGTGCTGGGTGCGGCCCTGGCGCGTGGCCCGGTGCGGGCGTTCACGCCGCTGCGCCCGTCCTTGGCGGAGATCTTCCGCGACGTCGTCGCCGACGAGCCCGAGCTGGAAGAGGTGGCCCTGTGA
- a CDS encoding ABC transporter permease, with product MNARPPAPTPPSLGRAALLVAEREITSQVRTKSFLISTAILLVGVLAAIVVSSVMSGRDVEDVPVAVVTSVAGVLPTTDGLATSDVADRDTAEQAVRDGDVDAAVVPGSGPLGVEVLAMDRAPQVLLDALTVAPQVELLDPAAADEGVRYVVTFAFGLVFMMSAIGFGSTIAQNTVTEKQTRIVEILLSAVPARALLAGKILGNSALALGQTAAIAAVSVLGLVVTGQDDLLTMIGAPVVWFVVFFAVGFVLLAAVFAASASLVSRIEDTGVVLQPAIWLTMIPYFVVVFFSDNAPVLTATSYVPFSAPVAMPVRLFLGDAAWWEPLLSLALLTASCLVVIAIAARIYERSVLRMGARVRVREVLAGADAD from the coding sequence GTGAACGCCCGTCCCCCCGCGCCGACGCCCCCCTCGTTGGGCCGCGCGGCGCTGCTCGTCGCCGAGCGCGAGATCACGTCTCAGGTGCGGACGAAGTCGTTCCTCATCTCCACCGCCATCCTGCTGGTCGGCGTCCTGGCGGCGATCGTCGTCAGCTCGGTGATGTCGGGCCGCGACGTCGAGGACGTCCCGGTGGCCGTCGTGACGTCCGTCGCGGGCGTGCTGCCGACGACCGACGGCCTGGCCACCTCCGACGTCGCCGACCGGGACACGGCCGAGCAGGCCGTGCGTGACGGCGACGTCGACGCGGCGGTCGTGCCGGGCAGCGGTCCGCTGGGTGTCGAGGTGCTCGCGATGGACCGCGCCCCCCAGGTGCTGCTGGACGCGCTGACGGTGGCGCCGCAGGTCGAGCTGCTCGACCCGGCGGCGGCGGACGAGGGCGTCCGGTACGTCGTGACGTTCGCGTTCGGCCTGGTCTTCATGATGTCGGCCATCGGGTTCGGCTCGACCATCGCGCAGAACACCGTGACGGAGAAGCAGACGAGGATCGTCGAGATCCTGCTGTCGGCCGTGCCGGCCCGCGCGCTGCTGGCGGGCAAGATCCTCGGCAACTCGGCGCTCGCGCTCGGGCAGACGGCCGCGATCGCCGCGGTGTCGGTGCTCGGGCTGGTGGTCACGGGGCAGGACGACCTGCTGACGATGATCGGTGCGCCGGTCGTGTGGTTCGTCGTCTTCTTCGCCGTCGGGTTCGTCCTGCTGGCGGCGGTGTTCGCGGCGAGCGCGTCGCTGGTCTCGCGGATCGAGGACACCGGGGTGGTGCTGCAGCCCGCCATCTGGCTGACGATGATCCCGTACTTCGTCGTCGTGTTCTTCAGCGACAACGCCCCGGTGCTCACGGCGACGTCGTACGTGCCGTTCAGCGCGCCGGTGGCGATGCCGGTGCGGCTCTTCCTCGGTGACGCGGCGTGGTGGGAGCCGCTGCTGTCGCTCGCGCTGCTCACGGCGTCGTGCCTCGTGGTGATCGCGATCGCGGCGCGGATCTACGAGCGGTCGGTGCTGCGGATGGGTGCGCGCGTGCGGGTCCGTGAGGTCCTCGCGGGAGCGGATGCGGACTGA
- a CDS encoding MarR family winged helix-turn-helix transcriptional regulator: protein MAENDTGGPPRDEVDRIVLAWQRERPDLDVRPLTVLSRVSRLARHLDLARRGAFARHGLETWEFDVLAALRRAGEPYRLSPGALLTQTLVTSGTMTNRIDRLAEQGLVERQPSPDDRRGVLVQLTPAGLRRVDEAFADLLAVERDLIGDLPEADRERLAELLRDVLTLFDAS, encoded by the coding sequence ATGGCCGAGAACGACACCGGCGGCCCGCCCCGCGACGAGGTCGACCGCATCGTCCTCGCCTGGCAGCGTGAGCGGCCGGACCTGGACGTGCGGCCCCTGACCGTGCTCTCGCGCGTCAGCCGGCTCGCCCGCCACCTCGACCTGGCGCGCCGCGGCGCCTTCGCGCGGCACGGCCTGGAGACGTGGGAGTTCGACGTCCTCGCCGCCCTGCGCCGCGCCGGTGAGCCGTACCGCCTCTCCCCCGGCGCGCTGCTGACGCAGACGCTCGTCACGAGCGGCACGATGACCAACCGCATCGACCGACTCGCCGAGCAGGGGCTCGTCGAGCGCCAGCCCTCGCCCGACGACCGACGCGGCGTCCTCGTCCAGCTCACGCCGGCCGGCCTGCGGCGCGTCGACGAGGCGTTCGCCGACCTGCTCGCCGTCGAGCGGGACCTCATCGGCGACCTGCCGGAGGCGGACCGTGAGCGCCTCGCCGAGCTGCTGCGCGACGTGCTCACGCTGTTCGACGCGTCCTGA
- a CDS encoding TetR/AcrR family transcriptional regulator, which produces MTGTQRRAQLLDVSRKLFAEKGFDNTSVEEIAARAEVSKPVVYEHFGGKEGVYAVVVDREIQALTGALTQALEAGGHPKVMVERTALALLSYIETSEDGFRILVRDSPVAQATGTFSSLIGDVASQVEHLLANEFTKRGLDARTAPMYAQMLVGMVALTGQWWLDARSPQKAEVAAHLVNLAWNGLEALERRPELTKPTAP; this is translated from the coding sequence ATGACCGGCACCCAGCGGCGCGCGCAGCTGCTGGACGTGTCCCGCAAGCTCTTCGCCGAGAAGGGGTTCGACAACACGTCCGTCGAAGAGATCGCCGCCCGCGCCGAGGTGTCCAAGCCCGTGGTGTACGAGCACTTCGGCGGCAAGGAGGGCGTGTACGCGGTCGTCGTCGACCGTGAGATCCAGGCCCTGACGGGCGCGCTGACGCAGGCCCTCGAGGCCGGCGGCCACCCCAAGGTGATGGTCGAGCGCACGGCGCTGGCCCTGCTGTCGTACATCGAGACGTCGGAGGACGGGTTCCGCATCCTCGTGCGCGACTCCCCGGTCGCGCAGGCCACCGGCACGTTCTCCTCGCTCATCGGCGACGTCGCGAGCCAGGTCGAGCACCTGCTGGCGAACGAGTTCACGAAGCGCGGCCTCGACGCCCGCACCGCCCCCATGTACGCCCAGATGCTCGTCGGCATGGTCGCGCTGACCGGCCAGTGGTGGCTCGACGCGCGCAGCCCGCAGAAGGCCGAGGTCGCCGCGCACCTGGTGAACCTCGCGTGGAACGGGCTCGAGGCGCTCGAGCGGCGCCCGGAGCTGACGAAGCCGACGGCGCCCTAG
- a CDS encoding MFS transporter, with the protein MPTTTLTYAATRRSAHAGYVVQAIVNNLAPLLFVVFHTSLDVPVAQLGALAALNFGVQLLTDLVAVRIVDRVGYRRPLVLAHALAALGLVLLAVLPLVAPSPFAGLCVAVVVYGIGGGLLEVLVSPVVEHLPSPSEAKATGMALAHSFYCWGQLAVVVLTTGLLALLGTDLWPLLPVLWAAVPLANLVVLLRVPMPATVPDEHRTPLRALFGTPLFLAALVLMTTGGAAELTMAQWSSFFAEQGTGVPKEVGDLLGPGLFALLMGLGRAAYGVWGQDVPLRPLLAASGVAAAACYVVAATAAVPVVSLVACALCGLATALLWPGTFSLTSARFPLGGAAMFAVLALAGDAGGTFGPLGAGLLADLAAGPLAGLAAALPPDTGTGLRVGMLLSAVVPVVFAVTVLASGRSRASTAATTPDACSVGDA; encoded by the coding sequence GTGCCCACGACGACGCTCACGTACGCCGCCACCCGCCGCTCCGCCCACGCGGGGTACGTGGTCCAGGCCATCGTCAACAACCTCGCGCCGCTGCTGTTCGTCGTGTTCCACACGTCGCTCGACGTCCCGGTCGCGCAGCTCGGCGCACTGGCCGCGCTGAACTTCGGCGTGCAGCTGCTGACCGACCTCGTGGCGGTGCGCATCGTCGACCGCGTCGGCTACCGGCGCCCGCTGGTGCTCGCGCACGCGCTGGCCGCGCTCGGGCTCGTGCTGCTGGCCGTCCTGCCCCTGGTCGCGCCCTCGCCGTTCGCGGGCCTGTGCGTCGCCGTCGTCGTGTACGGCATCGGCGGCGGGCTGCTCGAGGTGCTGGTCTCGCCCGTCGTCGAGCACCTGCCGAGCCCGTCGGAGGCGAAGGCCACCGGGATGGCGCTCGCGCACTCCTTCTACTGCTGGGGCCAGCTCGCGGTCGTGGTCCTGACGACGGGGCTGCTCGCGCTGCTCGGCACCGACCTGTGGCCGCTGCTGCCGGTGCTGTGGGCGGCGGTCCCCCTGGCCAACCTGGTCGTGCTGCTGCGCGTCCCGATGCCGGCGACCGTCCCCGACGAGCACCGCACGCCCCTGCGCGCCCTGTTCGGCACCCCCCTGTTCCTCGCGGCCCTCGTCCTCATGACCACGGGCGGTGCGGCCGAGCTGACGATGGCGCAGTGGTCGTCGTTCTTCGCCGAGCAGGGCACGGGCGTGCCCAAGGAGGTCGGCGACCTGCTCGGCCCCGGGCTGTTCGCGCTGCTCATGGGCCTGGGTCGGGCCGCCTACGGCGTGTGGGGGCAGGACGTGCCGCTGCGGCCGCTGCTCGCGGCGTCGGGCGTCGCGGCGGCCGCCTGCTACGTCGTCGCGGCGACCGCGGCGGTGCCCGTCGTCAGCCTCGTCGCGTGCGCGCTGTGCGGGCTGGCGACGGCCCTGCTGTGGCCCGGCACGTTCTCCCTGACGTCCGCGCGCTTCCCGCTGGGCGGGGCGGCGATGTTCGCGGTGCTGGCGCTCGCGGGCGACGCGGGGGGCACCTTCGGCCCCCTGGGCGCCGGGCTGCTGGCGGACCTGGCCGCCGGGCCGCTGGCCGGGCTGGCCGCCGCGCTGCCGCCGGACACCGGCACCGGCCTGCGCGTGGGGATGCTGCTGAGCGCGGTCGTGCCGGTGGTGTTCGCGGTGACGGTCCTGGCGTCGGGACGGTCGCGCGCGTCGACCGCCGCCACGACGCCCGATGCGTGCAGCGTCGGGGACGCCTGA
- a CDS encoding TIGR00645 family protein: MTSSHPSVETVPHAGPAQPVEAVEPTRTYARSVSSLIFFSRWLQLPLYLGLIAAQVVYVWQFLKELWHLIDFAVFGHKVEAMADFGTEATTMLIVLGLVDVVMISNLLIMVIIGGYETFVSRMRLDGHPDQPEWLSHVNANVLKTKLAMSIIGISSIHLLRTFIESSVGHVTGETMMWQTLIHLAFVASALALAWIDRMSQGSARPTH; this comes from the coding sequence GTGACGTCGTCGCACCCGTCCGTCGAGACCGTCCCGCACGCCGGCCCGGCCCAACCCGTCGAAGCCGTCGAGCCGACCCGAACCTACGCGCGGTCGGTCTCGTCGCTGATCTTCTTCTCCCGCTGGCTGCAGCTGCCGCTGTACCTGGGCCTGATCGCGGCGCAGGTGGTCTACGTCTGGCAGTTCCTCAAGGAGCTGTGGCACCTCATCGACTTCGCGGTCTTCGGCCACAAGGTCGAGGCGATGGCGGACTTCGGCACCGAGGCCACCACGATGCTCATCGTCCTGGGCCTGGTCGACGTCGTGATGATCTCGAACCTGCTGATCATGGTGATCATCGGCGGGTACGAGACGTTCGTGTCGCGCATGCGCCTGGACGGGCACCCGGACCAGCCCGAGTGGCTCAGCCACGTCAACGCCAACGTGCTGAAGACCAAGCTCGCGATGTCGATCATCGGCATCTCGTCGATCCACCTGCTGCGCACGTTCATCGAGTCGTCGGTGGGGCACGTGACGGGCGAGACGATGATGTGGCAGACGCTCATCCACCTCGCGTTCGTCGCGTCGGCCCTCGCGCTCGCGTGGATCGACCGGATGTCGCAGGGGTCCGCCCGCCCCACGCACTGA
- the soxR gene encoding redox-sensitive transcriptional activator SoxR, whose protein sequence is MDSSQWLSVGEVSRRTGLSVSALHFYEREGLIAASRTAGNQRRYPRHMLRRISLVLVAKRLGIPLSEVAEVFRDLPMDHEPTRADWQRVSRTWKVRLEERRRALERLEKELVGCIGCGCLAMRSCDLLNPGDVLGSRGTGPVRLAGSEPEPRPG, encoded by the coding sequence GTGGACTCGTCGCAGTGGCTGTCGGTGGGGGAGGTGAGCCGCCGCACCGGCCTGTCGGTCTCGGCGCTGCACTTCTACGAGCGCGAAGGGCTCATCGCGGCGTCCCGGACCGCCGGCAACCAGCGCCGCTACCCCCGTCACATGCTGCGCCGCATCTCGCTCGTCCTGGTCGCCAAGCGTCTGGGCATCCCGTTGTCGGAGGTGGCGGAGGTCTTCCGCGACCTGCCGATGGACCACGAGCCCACGCGCGCCGACTGGCAGCGGGTGTCCCGTACCTGGAAGGTGCGGCTCGAGGAGCGACGGCGGGCCCTGGAGCGCCTGGAGAAGGAGCTGGTCGGCTGCATCGGCTGCGGCTGCCTGGCGATGCGCTCGTGCGACCTGCTCAACCCCGGCGACGTCCTGGGGTCCCGGGGGACCGGTCCGGTCCGCCTCGCCGGGTCGGAGCCGGAGCCCCGACCCGGCTGA
- a CDS encoding transketolase family protein: MRARFRTTMEQLLHQEPRTALVLADIGPLDLGRGTPVARRVVNVGIREQALVGVAAGLALAGLRPFVHSYAPFLVERPYEQLKLDLSHQDLGAVLVSIGASHDAASEGRTHQCPADVALVGALPGWRVHTPGHPDEAESLLRAAAAGDDRQYVRLAARPNPDPLPADGRLHVLRDGGGTAVLAIGPALAQTLPAVADLDVALAYTSTPWPLDADGLADLLRGRDRLVVVEPYLEASTAPQVVAALAGRAVGLTFAGVGRREVRRYGTPEDHDRWHGIDAAGIRRRVLAVG; the protein is encoded by the coding sequence ATGCGCGCACGGTTCCGCACGACCATGGAGCAGCTGCTGCACCAGGAGCCGCGCACCGCGCTCGTCCTGGCGGACATCGGGCCCCTCGACCTCGGTCGCGGCACGCCCGTGGCCCGGCGCGTCGTCAACGTCGGGATCCGCGAGCAGGCGCTCGTCGGCGTCGCCGCCGGGCTGGCCCTCGCCGGGCTGCGCCCGTTCGTGCACTCCTACGCCCCGTTCCTCGTCGAGCGTCCCTACGAGCAGCTCAAGCTCGACCTGTCGCACCAGGACCTGGGTGCCGTGCTCGTCTCGATCGGCGCCAGCCACGACGCGGCCAGCGAGGGCCGCACCCACCAGTGCCCGGCCGACGTGGCGCTCGTCGGCGCCCTGCCGGGGTGGCGGGTGCACACGCCCGGGCACCCGGACGAGGCCGAGTCGCTGCTGCGCGCGGCCGCGGCCGGCGACGACCGGCAGTACGTGCGCCTCGCGGCCCGGCCCAACCCGGACCCGCTGCCCGCCGACGGCCGGCTGCACGTGCTGCGGGACGGTGGCGGGACGGCGGTGCTCGCCATCGGACCCGCGCTCGCGCAGACCCTGCCGGCGGTCGCGGACCTCGACGTCGCGCTCGCGTACACGTCGACGCCCTGGCCGCTCGACGCGGACGGCCTGGCCGACCTGCTGCGCGGCCGCGACCGGCTGGTCGTCGTCGAGCCGTACCTCGAGGCGAGCACCGCGCCGCAGGTCGTCGCTGCCCTGGCGGGGCGGGCCGTGGGGCTGACGTTCGCCGGGGTCGGCCGCCGGGAGGTCCGGCGGTACGGGACACCCGAGGACCACGACCGGTGGCACGGGATCGACGCCGCCGGGATCCGTCGGCGTGTCCTGGCGGTGGGCTGA
- a CDS encoding transketolase: MTSTTAPPRPLPPALLHNLRRLTGDEKHDAAAHSTLDVLWVLHDRVLRLRPDDPAMPGRDRFLLSKGHGPASYYAVLATAGFFPEHWLDDLAGPTAPLGHHPDRLLVPGVEISSGSLGHGLPLAVGLARGLDLTGEAGDVHVLVGDAELDEGSNHEAIALAGRWGLRRLRCVVVDNASATLGWPGGIARRFEVEGWSSAHADAADHDALHAALTRPADGPHVTVVRAARKGA, from the coding sequence ATGACCTCGACGACAGCACCCCCGAGACCCCTGCCACCTGCGCTCCTGCACAACCTCCGGCGTCTGACGGGCGACGAGAAGCACGACGCCGCGGCCCACTCCACGCTCGACGTGCTCTGGGTCCTGCACGACCGTGTCCTGCGCCTGCGGCCCGACGACCCCGCGATGCCCGGACGCGACCGGTTCCTGCTGTCCAAGGGCCACGGGCCGGCGTCGTACTACGCCGTGCTGGCGACCGCCGGGTTCTTCCCCGAGCACTGGCTCGACGACCTCGCCGGACCGACGGCCCCGCTGGGGCACCACCCCGACCGGCTGCTCGTGCCCGGGGTGGAGATCTCGAGCGGGTCCCTCGGCCACGGCCTGCCGCTGGCCGTCGGGCTGGCCCGCGGGCTCGACCTGACCGGCGAGGCGGGTGACGTCCACGTCCTGGTGGGCGACGCCGAGCTCGACGAGGGCAGCAACCACGAGGCGATCGCCCTGGCGGGACGGTGGGGCCTGCGCCGGCTGCGGTGCGTCGTGGTCGACAACGCGTCCGCGACGCTCGGGTGGCCGGGCGGGATCGCGCGCCGGTTCGAGGTCGAGGGCTGGTCGTCCGCACACGCCGACGCCGCGGACCACGACGCCCTGCACGCCGCCCTCACGAGGCCGGCCGACGGGCCGCACGTGACGGTGGTCCGCGCCGCCCGGAAGGGGGCGTGA